The following nucleotide sequence is from Cryptosporangium aurantiacum.
GGCTCCGCCGTCGAGCTGCGGCAGAGTGCCGAACGCGTCCGGCGGGGTGTCCGGGAACAACATCAGCTGCATCAGCACCGCGAGCCCGTCGATCGCCTCCTCGACGTCCGGCATCGGGTCGTGCTGGCGGTGCCGGAAGAAGTTGAAGCGGTGGACCAGGCTGGTCAGCGCGAGCGCGGCGTCGTCCGGCGACATACCCTCCACGCCACTGGAGGTCAGCCGCTCGGCGATCCGGGCGTTGTAGTTGCTGACGAAGCCCATGACCAGCGGGCGCGTGCTCGTGCCGGGGGCGTCGACGTTCGTCCACTGCACGAACATCGTGGCGTATTTGTCGTAGACCCACGCCCACTCGCCGAGCCACCAGTGCAGGTTGTCGAAGCCCTCGGCAGTGGGGCCGAGCGGCCCGAGCCGCCGCACCACCCGGGACAACGCCGCACCGCACTCCTCGAGCAGCTCGACGAAGATCTGCTCCTTGCTCTCGAAGTACTGGTAGACGGTCGCGCGGGAGGTGGCGGCACCCTTGGCGATACTGTCCACCGAGGTGCCGTGGAAGCCCTCGGCCTCGAACTGCCGCAGCGCCGCCTCGACAATGCGCCCGCGGGTCTGGGCACCCCGCTGGCCGACCACCGGGCTCGAAGGCCAGTAGCCGTCTCGGCGCAAAATCTCTCCGTCTGACATCCTGTCCAGGATAGCCCTGACCGGGTTCCCGGCCGCGCGCGACTACCCGGCGAGCAGAAATTGCGCGGTCGCCGTCAGCGCGACCCGATCTGATCCGACGCTGGCGCGCAGGTCGACGGTCACCAGCGTTCCGTCCGCTCGCTGTTCGACGGCGGTGATCGCGCCACCGCAGGTCAGGACGTCGCCGGGGTAGACTTGATCGCGGAAACGCACCGCGAACCGCCGCACGTTGTGAGCGCCGAGCCACTCCACCGCGTAACCGGCCAGCAGCGCCGCGATGTGCATCCCTTGCGAGAAGACGCCGGGGTATCCGGCCGACCGCGCCATAGCGTCGTCGTAGTGCATCGGGTTCAGGTCGCCGGATGCGCCCGAGTACCGAACGAACATCCGGGTCGTCATCGGGCCGTACTGCTTCTCCGCGGCGATGCTGCCCACCTCGGGCGCGGTCATGCGGCAGCCCTCTCGATGTAGGTGGCTCGCGCCTCGGCGACCAACTCGCCACTCTCGTCGCGATACTCGGTCACCACCACGGCGAAGCGCATCTGACCACCGCGTCGCCCCGGCTTCTCGTACCGGTCGACGATCCGCTCCACCGCACGGAGCACCTGCCCGGCGTGCGGCGGCGGCCCGTGGAACACGTACTCCTGCTCGCCGTGGAGCAGCCGACGCCGCTCGAAGCCCACCTCTACCCGGGCCTCCGATGGCGCCCACAACACCGCGCTGGCCAG
It contains:
- a CDS encoding MaoC family dehydratase gives rise to the protein MTAPEVGSIAAEKQYGPMTTRMFVRYSGASGDLNPMHYDDAMARSAGYPGVFSQGMHIAALLAGYAVEWLGAHNVRRFAVRFRDQVYPGDVLTCGGAITAVEQRADGTLVTVDLRASVGSDRVALTATAQFLLAG
- a CDS encoding FAS1-like dehydratase domain-containing protein — protein: MGAPVGTEGAGFELVVERGKIREFAAAMQCEDPAYHGADAIVPPTFLASAVLWAPSEARVEVGFERRRLLHGEQEYVFHGPPPHAGQVLRAVERIVDRYEKPGRRGGQMRFAVVVTEYRDESGELVAEARATYIERAAA
- a CDS encoding TetR/AcrR family transcriptional regulator, which codes for MSDGEILRRDGYWPSSPVVGQRGAQTRGRIVEAALRQFEAEGFHGTSVDSIAKGAATSRATVYQYFESKEQIFVELLEECGAALSRVVRRLGPLGPTAEGFDNLHWWLGEWAWVYDKYATMFVQWTNVDAPGTSTRPLVMGFVSNYNARIAERLTSSGVEGMSPDDAALALTSLVHRFNFFRHRQHDPMPDVEEAIDGLAVLMQLMLFPDTPPDAFGTLPQLDGGARRRRATISVVPAPAPPRAAPPVAELSRRAAATVDQILAAGTRLLAERGYHATGVDDLVAAAGFARATFYKYFDDKLDLLRRLSADAGAAATVLIERLASLNLEDGSDDALRAWLEEFVPFHRRYLGVFRVWAEGNLTDPDLLDAAVRSNAAMRDACLRLLRQVERPYPLDLDVAAAVFLAALDRLPEAVDERGEPASDADVVALMLAVLRRGLLNGAVAPR